A genomic region of Caldicellulosiruptor acetigenus contains the following coding sequences:
- a CDS encoding alpha-L-rhamnosidase, with protein sequence MLDLEKLKNPDNFYRCAPFWSWNDNLKEEELLRQITEMHKKGYGGFFMHSRVGLVTEYLSEEWLYLVKKCIEHAKKLNMLAWLYDEDKWPSGFAGGAVALKDPSYRHKFLVLLKEDQVEQDDEVLSSFVHRNTKYIVAKRTMKLGDKWFNGSCYVDLLSKEVTQEFINLTHERYKRYCQEYFGDAMPGIFTDEPTYLRVHYKDIPTLPWTEKLPERFLQKKGYDIKDHFEELFFNVGNYHKVRFDFFDIALEMFIENFTIPYAKWCEENGIMMTGHYMAEDTMRGQIEWIGAAMPHYEYMQLPGVDKLARHLEQTVTMKQVSSVSEQLGKKGVLCETFGTTGQHVSFLHRKWISDWQAVLGVTYINPHLSLYSMRGERKRDYPPNLFYQQPWWEDEKFFADYLARISYIAGLGKRDVDVLLLHPISSAWAEYSKFDDSVDKLDNLLDKTVKELIANKIDFHFGDEIILSKYAQVDNGKIKVGSYSYKVVVLPPLINLRKTTVQLLQNFINTGGKVIALKDFLFSRFELCMIDGSKCDILLKENFINATDLNELVNILKEEVSTHIEVIDKKTGQNAKKIILQSRKLNDGSKIIFLANTDLQREVECTIKIPTEKNVFAVDLVDFGVVKIPTLKRENGFAVIDATMYPASSLCLLVCDRELASSTKNVISGVVFDNSFEYKTGSCEFDIELKNYNTLILDRIKYEVDGKVVFEDCYVSQVWHRHFYNLPEGTPFKATYHFEVEKVPSKLFVAIECAENLDRILVNGQPVKFERKSESFSPDQNFLDVNIGKIDITSFVKQGKNEIVISGKKSNNITAPGCHERVKDPKNHRPTEVEAIFLVGSFSLICVDETRFILTEPKKPCHFDITKDGYPFYVGSVSLKSSFEITKESSKRVYIKLNNIKAAVAKVYVNGKKACILFAQPFLADITEHVNEGKNELEIVLTNTLFNLIEANHKADVFDELYRRPQSFIDFENFTSRYMLLPFGLGSYSILTSNV encoded by the coding sequence ATGCTTGATTTAGAAAAACTCAAAAACCCAGATAATTTTTACAGGTGCGCACCTTTCTGGAGCTGGAATGACAATTTAAAAGAGGAAGAGCTTTTGCGCCAGATAACTGAAATGCACAAAAAAGGTTATGGCGGTTTTTTCATGCACTCAAGGGTTGGGCTTGTGACAGAATATCTCTCTGAAGAGTGGCTTTATCTTGTCAAAAAATGTATAGAGCATGCAAAAAAGCTAAACATGCTTGCGTGGCTTTATGATGAGGACAAATGGCCGTCTGGTTTTGCAGGCGGGGCTGTTGCTCTGAAAGACCCCTCATACAGGCACAAGTTCCTGGTACTTTTGAAAGAAGATCAGGTAGAACAAGATGATGAGGTGCTCTCAAGCTTTGTCCACAGAAACACAAAGTACATTGTTGCAAAGCGCACTATGAAACTTGGTGACAAGTGGTTCAATGGAAGCTGCTATGTTGACCTTCTTTCAAAAGAGGTTACCCAGGAGTTTATAAACCTTACGCATGAGAGATACAAAAGGTATTGCCAAGAGTATTTTGGCGATGCAATGCCGGGAATATTTACTGATGAGCCAACATATTTAAGAGTCCACTACAAAGATATCCCTACTTTACCATGGACAGAAAAGCTGCCAGAAAGATTTTTGCAGAAAAAAGGGTATGACATAAAAGATCACTTTGAAGAGCTTTTCTTCAATGTTGGCAATTACCACAAGGTCAGGTTTGACTTTTTTGACATTGCGCTTGAGATGTTCATAGAAAACTTTACTATTCCTTATGCAAAGTGGTGTGAAGAAAATGGTATTATGATGACAGGGCATTACATGGCAGAAGATACAATGCGCGGCCAGATTGAATGGATAGGCGCTGCAATGCCCCATTATGAGTACATGCAGCTTCCCGGGGTTGACAAGCTTGCAAGACATTTAGAGCAGACAGTTACAATGAAACAGGTATCATCGGTCTCCGAGCAGCTTGGCAAAAAAGGAGTACTGTGTGAAACCTTTGGAACAACAGGTCAGCATGTGAGTTTTCTTCACAGAAAATGGATATCAGACTGGCAGGCAGTGCTTGGCGTAACATATATAAACCCACATCTTAGCCTGTATTCCATGAGAGGCGAGAGAAAAAGAGACTATCCACCAAACCTTTTTTACCAGCAGCCATGGTGGGAAGATGAAAAGTTCTTTGCAGATTATCTTGCAAGAATTTCGTACATAGCAGGGCTTGGCAAAAGAGATGTTGATGTACTCTTGCTTCATCCAATTTCATCTGCCTGGGCAGAGTATTCCAAGTTTGATGACAGCGTAGACAAGCTGGATAATTTACTTGATAAAACGGTAAAAGAGCTCATAGCAAACAAGATTGACTTTCACTTTGGCGATGAGATAATCCTATCAAAGTATGCACAGGTTGATAATGGCAAAATTAAGGTTGGCAGTTATAGCTACAAAGTGGTTGTCCTTCCGCCTCTTATAAACTTAAGGAAGACAACAGTGCAGCTTTTACAAAACTTTATAAATACCGGGGGCAAAGTAATAGCGCTGAAAGATTTTCTGTTTTCAAGATTTGAACTTTGCATGATAGATGGCAGCAAGTGTGACATTCTTTTAAAAGAGAATTTCATAAATGCTACAGATTTGAATGAACTTGTGAATATCTTAAAAGAAGAGGTCTCAACCCACATTGAAGTAATTGATAAAAAGACAGGTCAAAACGCTAAAAAAATTATACTTCAGAGCAGAAAACTAAATGATGGAAGCAAAATAATCTTTTTGGCAAACACAGACCTTCAAAGAGAAGTTGAGTGCACAATAAAAATCCCTACTGAAAAAAATGTATTTGCAGTAGACCTTGTAGATTTTGGTGTGGTGAAAATACCTACATTGAAAAGGGAAAATGGCTTTGCTGTGATTGATGCAACAATGTATCCTGCATCAAGCCTGTGTCTTTTGGTATGTGATAGGGAACTTGCAAGCAGCACAAAAAATGTCATCTCAGGCGTTGTATTTGATAATAGTTTTGAATACAAAACAGGTAGCTGTGAGTTTGACATAGAGCTTAAAAACTACAATACACTAATACTTGATAGAATAAAATATGAGGTTGACGGAAAGGTAGTATTTGAAGATTGTTATGTTTCCCAGGTTTGGCACAGGCATTTTTATAATCTCCCGGAGGGAACACCTTTCAAAGCCACGTACCATTTTGAGGTTGAAAAAGTGCCGTCAAAGCTTTTTGTGGCAATAGAATGTGCAGAGAATCTTGACAGAATCCTTGTGAACGGTCAGCCTGTCAAATTTGAAAGAAAAAGCGAAAGTTTTTCGCCTGACCAGAACTTTTTGGATGTGAACATTGGCAAGATCGATATCACCTCTTTTGTCAAACAAGGGAAAAACGAGATTGTGATAAGTGGCAAAAAGTCAAACAACATCACAGCTCCAGGCTGTCATGAGAGGGTAAAAGACCCCAAAAACCACAGACCGACTGAGGTTGAAGCTATTTTTCTTGTAGGAAGCTTTTCTCTCATTTGCGTTGATGAGACAAGGTTTATTCTAACTGAGCCCAAAAAGCCATGTCATTTTGATATAACAAAAGACGGGTATCCTTTTTATGTTGGGTCGGTAAGCTTAAAAAGCTCTTTTGAGATTACAAAAGAAAGCTCAAAAAGAGTTTATATAAAGCTCAACAACATCAAGGCAGCAGTTGCCAAGGTGTATGTAAACGGCAAAAAAGCATGTATCCTTTTTGCCCAGCCGTTTTTGGCTGACATAACAGAGCATGTAAATGAGGGCAAAAATGAGCTTGAGATAGTTCTGACAAACACTCTTTTCAACCTCATAGAAGCAAACCACAAAGCAGACGTGTTTGATGAGCTGTACAGACGTCCACAGAGCTTTATTGACTTTGAAAACTTCACATCACGCTATATGCTCTTGCCATTTGGCCTTGGAAGTTATAGTATATTAACATCCAATGTTTAA
- a CDS encoding class II aldolase/adducin family protein, with product MQNIQSIKSQICRIGRIMYERGYISGPDGNISVRVDKDKIITTPSGVSKGFLNEDMLVLIDMEGKILEKTNYKPSSEIKMHLKVYQEREDVNACVHAHSPYATTFAVLRKPLDKPILAESVFIFGGYIPVAPFATPSTFEVPQSIAPYVKDYDAVLLSNHGVLTYDKDLEMAFYKLEIVEFWAKILFMSSQIGTPQVLSPEEIQKVLDLRKDK from the coding sequence ATGCAGAATATCCAGAGCATTAAATCTCAGATATGCAGGATTGGAAGAATCATGTACGAAAGAGGTTATATAAGCGGACCTGACGGAAATATCTCAGTAAGAGTGGACAAGGATAAAATCATCACAACACCCTCAGGAGTGTCGAAAGGCTTTTTGAATGAAGACATGCTGGTTTTAATTGACATGGAAGGTAAAATTCTTGAAAAAACAAATTACAAGCCATCGTCTGAAATAAAGATGCACCTTAAAGTCTATCAAGAAAGAGAAGATGTCAATGCCTGTGTTCATGCACACTCACCTTATGCAACAACATTTGCAGTTTTAAGAAAGCCTCTTGACAAGCCAATTTTAGCAGAGTCAGTTTTCATCTTTGGCGGGTATATTCCTGTTGCGCCGTTTGCAACACCTTCGACATTTGAAGTTCCCCAGTCAATTGCGCCTTATGTAAAGGACTACGATGCTGTGCTTCTTTCAAACCACGGCGTTTTGACATACGACAAGGACTTGGAGATGGCATTTTACAAGCTTGAGATTGTTGAATTCTGGGCAAAGATTTTGTTCATGTCAAGCCAGATAGGCACACCGCAAGTTTTGAGCCCTGAGGAGATTCAAAAGGTTTTGGATTTGAGAAAGGATAAGTAA
- a CDS encoding glycoside hydrolase family 13 protein — MQVIHNQVHDIFALSKNKFYVRLWVQKGFVRCVTLIFSDRYDLEAQKVKMDFYMNVGSFEVYTAQVQNKTPRFAYKFLIELLDGSFKIFNQFGLADTEENLYFDAFQFPYANEADIFEKPSFTEGLVVYEIFPDRFKRGKKEVHSKKLFDWDYCSWDVPGSEVFLGGNFAGIKEKIEYFKTLGINAIYLTPIFKSLSSHRYNVDDYFDVDPLLGTKEEFKDLVNSLHKNGIRIILDMVFNHTGVGFFAFQDVIKNGENSKYYSWYNIKSLPVDVQKGNYETFATNVRSMPRINTSNKEVQDFFLEVLKYWLLEFDVDGFRFDVANELDKNFIRRIRRELKSIKKDILLIGEVMHRSENFLMGDMFDGVMNYFSWEVFARYLVGKYNAEDASRILADYRLKFNPVLFSCQLNLIGSHDTERVLTRLNKNKKLAMLAAVYNLTYQGIPMIYYGDEIGMEGGHDPDCRRGMIWEEEKQDKEIFKLYRRLIDLKKTSSALNSDNVKEFSIGDVLCFERKSESEAVYILFNPRKALQRVRLWSESIVDREIEFFSTQQKIKNHLCYIELELNPESFEIVLVR, encoded by the coding sequence TTGCAAGTCATTCACAATCAAGTTCATGACATTTTTGCTCTGAGCAAAAACAAGTTCTATGTAAGACTGTGGGTGCAAAAAGGGTTTGTAAGATGCGTCACTTTGATATTCTCAGACAGGTATGATTTGGAAGCTCAGAAAGTGAAGATGGACTTTTACATGAACGTTGGAAGTTTTGAGGTGTATACAGCGCAGGTGCAAAACAAAACGCCAAGGTTTGCGTACAAGTTTTTGATTGAGCTTTTAGATGGAAGTTTTAAGATATTTAACCAGTTTGGGCTTGCAGATACCGAAGAAAACCTATATTTTGATGCTTTCCAGTTTCCTTATGCAAATGAGGCAGATATCTTTGAAAAGCCTTCTTTCACAGAAGGTTTGGTTGTCTATGAGATATTTCCCGATAGGTTCAAAAGAGGCAAAAAAGAAGTTCACAGCAAGAAATTATTTGATTGGGATTACTGCAGCTGGGATGTGCCAGGCTCTGAAGTTTTTCTTGGTGGTAATTTTGCAGGCATAAAAGAAAAAATAGAGTATTTTAAAACTCTTGGGATAAACGCCATTTATCTTACACCAATTTTTAAATCACTATCTAGCCACCGCTACAACGTGGACGACTACTTTGACGTTGACCCGCTTTTGGGTACAAAAGAGGAGTTCAAAGACTTAGTAAACAGCCTTCACAAAAACGGTATCAGGATAATCCTTGACATGGTTTTCAACCACACAGGCGTTGGATTTTTTGCTTTTCAGGATGTCATAAAAAATGGAGAAAATTCGAAGTATTACAGCTGGTACAATATAAAGTCTTTGCCTGTTGATGTTCAAAAAGGAAACTATGAGACTTTTGCAACAAACGTGAGGAGCATGCCAAGGATAAATACTTCAAACAAAGAGGTTCAGGACTTCTTTTTAGAGGTTTTAAAGTACTGGCTTTTGGAGTTTGACGTTGACGGCTTTCGATTTGACGTTGCAAACGAGCTTGACAAAAACTTTATAAGAAGAATAAGAAGAGAGCTGAAATCTATAAAGAAAGACATTCTTTTAATTGGTGAAGTTATGCACAGAAGCGAAAACTTTTTGATGGGAGACATGTTTGACGGTGTGATGAACTACTTTTCGTGGGAGGTTTTTGCAAGGTATTTGGTGGGTAAATATAATGCAGAGGATGCATCAAGGATTTTGGCAGATTACAGGCTAAAATTTAATCCTGTCCTCTTTTCGTGCCAGCTAAACCTCATTGGCAGCCACGACACAGAAAGGGTTTTGACAAGGCTAAATAAAAATAAAAAACTTGCAATGCTTGCTGCAGTGTACAACCTCACCTATCAGGGAATTCCTATGATTTACTATGGTGATGAGATTGGAATGGAAGGCGGGCATGACCCTGACTGCAGAAGGGGGATGATATGGGAAGAAGAAAAGCAGGACAAGGAGATTTTTAAGCTTTACAGAAGATTGATAGATCTCAAAAAAACATCTTCGGCTCTAAATAGCGACAATGTTAAAGAGTTTTCGATTGGTGATGTGCTTTGCTTTGAAAGAAAAAGTGAAAGTGAAGCTGTGTACATTCTTTTTAATCCACGCAAAGCTTTGCAAAGGGTAAGGCTGTGGTCAGAGTCTATTGTTGACAGAGAGATTGAATTTTTCAGCACGCAGCAGAAAATTAAAAACCACTTGTGCTATATTGAACTTGAACTGAATCCTGAGAGCTTTGAAATTGTGCTTGTTAGATAA
- a CDS encoding carbohydrate ABC transporter permease, with translation MKKREPIGYAYLAPALISMAVLSFFPIAMTVYYAFTNFNLNHMEDYKFVGFKNFVDIITGPFKEVFAPTFAWTFTFALVTVLINFAVGLLLAVLLNNKFMKETNIYRSILIIPWAIPGTIASLAWQGLLNEEYGAINMLLKTFHIDPIPWMTDPFWAKISIFIVNLWLSYPFMMNASLGALQSIPPELYEVAEIDGAGWFTKLFKITIPMIVPTALPILISSFAYAFNNFNVVYLVTGGGPARLDTQFAGHTDLLVSTTYKLTMQFYRYDLASAMSIIIFFIVGTISLINMKLTRAFEGGER, from the coding sequence ATGAAAAAGCGCGAGCCAATAGGGTATGCGTATCTTGCGCCGGCTTTGATTTCCATGGCAGTGCTATCTTTCTTCCCCATTGCCATGACGGTGTATTATGCATTTACAAATTTCAATCTCAACCACATGGAAGATTACAAGTTTGTAGGATTTAAAAACTTTGTTGACATCATAACAGGACCTTTCAAAGAAGTGTTCGCGCCAACATTTGCATGGACATTTACATTTGCTCTTGTAACAGTTCTTATCAACTTTGCGGTGGGGCTTTTGCTTGCCGTGCTTCTTAACAACAAGTTCATGAAAGAGACAAATATCTACAGATCAATTTTAATAATCCCATGGGCTATCCCGGGAACAATTGCTTCTTTAGCGTGGCAGGGACTTTTGAATGAGGAGTATGGAGCTATAAATATGCTTTTAAAAACTTTCCACATTGATCCAATACCTTGGATGACAGATCCATTCTGGGCAAAGATAAGCATATTTATTGTTAACCTCTGGCTTTCGTACCCGTTTATGATGAATGCGTCGCTTGGTGCTCTTCAGTCAATTCCGCCAGAGCTTTATGAGGTTGCCGAGATAGACGGGGCTGGCTGGTTTACAAAGCTATTTAAAATTACAATACCAATGATTGTACCAACAGCACTTCCAATTTTGATTTCATCGTTTGCATATGCTTTCAACAACTTTAACGTCGTATACCTTGTTACAGGCGGCGGACCTGCAAGGCTTGACACTCAGTTTGCGGGGCACACAGACCTTCTTGTCTCAACCACATACAAGCTTACAATGCAGTTTTACAGGTATGACTTAGCATCTGCGATGTCAATCATAATCTTCTTCATTGTGGGAACAATTTCGCTTATCAACATGAAGCTGACAAGAGCGTTTGAGGGTGGTGAAAGATAA
- a CDS encoding sugar ABC transporter permease yields the protein MVGREYMTKQDAIVLWISRVIVWIAIILSLLPTWFIIVASLSKGGAFFQSSFFPKEITFENYIELFRKKSSPSQTLPDFVMWVKNSLIVCFGVAFLQIFMTAPAAYAFSRINFVGRKNGLKALLILQMFPTFMAMPAIYGLLAKFNLLDNLFALILVLAGGSAFNIWLLKGNMDQIPYEIDEAAIIDGAGHFLIFRKIILPLTAPMLAVMFIWSFNGVFNEFLLSSLVLQSPENATVPIGLRNFINNQFSANWPMFSAASILASLPIVIIYMALQKQIQSGLAAGAVKG from the coding sequence ATGGTTGGAAGAGAATACATGACAAAACAGGATGCTATTGTGCTGTGGATATCAAGAGTGATTGTTTGGATTGCGATAATACTGTCGCTGCTTCCTACATGGTTTATCATAGTTGCGTCGCTATCAAAAGGTGGGGCGTTCTTCCAGTCCTCGTTTTTCCCAAAAGAGATTACGTTTGAGAACTATATAGAACTTTTCAGGAAAAAGAGTAGTCCATCACAGACGTTGCCTGACTTTGTAATGTGGGTCAAAAACAGCTTGATTGTATGTTTCGGAGTTGCATTCTTGCAGATTTTCATGACAGCTCCGGCAGCATATGCATTTTCAAGGATAAACTTTGTTGGAAGAAAAAACGGGCTAAAAGCACTTTTGATTTTGCAGATGTTCCCGACATTCATGGCAATGCCTGCTATATATGGTCTTCTGGCAAAGTTCAATCTTCTTGACAATCTGTTTGCACTCATTCTGGTGTTGGCAGGCGGTTCTGCTTTCAACATCTGGCTTTTGAAAGGCAACATGGACCAGATACCATACGAGATTGATGAGGCGGCAATAATTGACGGTGCAGGACATTTTCTGATTTTCAGAAAGATTATCCTGCCACTTACCGCTCCAATGCTTGCTGTAATGTTCATCTGGAGTTTTAACGGTGTGTTCAACGAGTTTTTGCTCTCAAGTTTGGTTCTGCAGTCGCCTGAAAATGCAACTGTGCCAATTGGGCTTAGAAACTTTATAAACAACCAATTTTCGGCTAACTGGCCAATGTTCTCAGCTGCGTCAATCTTGGCGTCACTGCCAATTGTGATTATATACATGGCGCTTCAAAAACAGATTCAAAGCGGTCTTGCAGCAGGTGCTGTCAAGGGTTAA
- the glgP gene encoding alpha-glucan family phosphorylase, which translates to MKKLPTVAYFSMEFGLDSNFKIYAGGLGILAGDYLKAAKDLGYPVVGVGILWKQGYNKQIVTEEYGVIDAFPIYRYNFLKDTGVKVKVRIRNRDVYCKVWKVDNFGNSDLYLLDTDLPENSDRWITGQLYGWFGEERVAQEMVLGIGGVRALKELGIKVDVYHFNEGHAVFAGLELVRYYMEEKGLSFEQALSRAREKIVYTTHTPVEAGNETHPLRLLMYMGANLNLTEEQLVYIGGAPFNMTVAALRLARISNAVSDLHRVTANAMWAQVDRRSEIIGITNGVHVGTWADRRILESKNNPEKLWQTHTQIKRELLDFVEKRTGVKLKEDVLTIGFARRAAPYKRSDLIFRDKEAADKMFRNDLQIIFAGKSHPLDDTGKEIVNNIIAMSKKYPGKVVFLEDYDMEIGKMLTRGCDIWLNNPRRPLEACGTSGMKAAMNGVLNVSTLDGWWPEACQHGINGWQIGDGFESKDEKEQDSHDLKSLVNVMQNEVIPTYYKNRDKWVKMMQNSIESTLEKFSAERMVKEYYEKMYIQKSHKD; encoded by the coding sequence ATGAAAAAGCTTCCTACAGTTGCGTATTTTAGCATGGAGTTCGGTCTTGATTCTAACTTCAAAATCTATGCAGGTGGGCTTGGTATTCTGGCAGGCGACTATTTAAAAGCTGCAAAAGACCTTGGATACCCTGTTGTAGGTGTTGGAATACTGTGGAAGCAAGGGTACAACAAGCAGATTGTGACAGAGGAGTATGGCGTGATTGACGCTTTTCCAATCTACAGGTACAACTTTTTAAAGGACACAGGCGTGAAGGTCAAGGTAAGAATAAGAAACAGAGATGTGTACTGCAAGGTATGGAAGGTCGATAATTTCGGAAATAGTGACCTTTACCTTCTTGACACTGACCTTCCTGAAAATAGCGACAGGTGGATTACAGGACAGCTGTACGGCTGGTTTGGCGAAGAGAGAGTTGCTCAAGAGATGGTCTTGGGTATTGGCGGTGTGAGGGCTTTAAAAGAACTTGGCATCAAGGTTGATGTGTATCATTTCAACGAAGGTCATGCTGTGTTTGCTGGGCTTGAGCTTGTAAGGTATTACATGGAGGAAAAAGGTCTTTCATTTGAACAGGCTTTATCAAGAGCAAGGGAAAAGATTGTGTATACAACACACACACCTGTTGAGGCAGGAAATGAGACACATCCTTTGAGGCTACTTATGTACATGGGAGCAAACTTGAACTTAACTGAAGAGCAGCTTGTTTATATTGGCGGTGCGCCTTTTAACATGACGGTTGCAGCGCTCAGGCTTGCGAGGATTTCAAATGCTGTGTCTGACCTACACAGGGTTACAGCAAATGCTATGTGGGCCCAAGTTGACAGGAGAAGCGAGATAATTGGTATCACAAATGGTGTTCATGTTGGAACATGGGCAGACAGAAGAATATTAGAGAGTAAGAATAATCCAGAAAAGCTCTGGCAGACACATACTCAGATAAAACGTGAGCTTTTGGATTTTGTTGAAAAAAGAACTGGTGTTAAATTAAAAGAGGATGTTTTAACAATCGGATTTGCAAGGAGGGCAGCTCCATATAAGCGAAGCGACCTCATTTTCAGAGACAAAGAGGCGGCTGACAAGATGTTTAGAAATGATCTTCAGATAATCTTTGCAGGTAAAAGCCACCCGCTTGATGATACCGGCAAAGAGATTGTCAATAATATCATTGCAATGTCCAAAAAGTATCCTGGCAAGGTTGTCTTCTTGGAAGACTACGACATGGAGATTGGCAAAATGCTCACGCGCGGATGCGATATCTGGCTCAACAACCCGCGAAGACCTTTAGAGGCGTGCGGAACCTCGGGAATGAAAGCTGCAATGAACGGTGTTTTGAACGTCTCAACCTTGGATGGATGGTGGCCTGAGGCGTGCCAGCACGGAATAAACGGATGGCAGATTGGCGATGGGTTTGAGTCAAAAGACGAAAAAGAGCAGGATAGTCACGACCTTAAGAGCCTTGTAAATGTCATGCAAAACGAGGTAATACCCACATACTACAAAAACAGGGATAAGTGGGTAAAGATGATGCAAAACAGCATTGAATCTACACTTGAAAAGTTCTCGGCAGAGAGGATGGTAAAAGAGTACTACGAGAAGATGTACATTCAAAAATCCCACAAGGATTGA
- a CDS encoding LacI family DNA-binding transcriptional regulator: protein MATIKEIAKEANVSPSTVSRVLAGSSKISPETTKRVLEAIKKLGYVPNANAKGLVVKKSFTVGVFVPREPENAFLNSFFDQVITSICTVVNSFEYDILLAISNPEKERDLLKRLVESKKVDGFVLLSSREKDPAIEYLKSIDFKFVVIGRPIGYENSVNWVDNDNLKAGFDATEYLIRLGHRKIAFMGGPNDLVVTVDRFSGYKKALEKYGIQPRSSYIKFANYYKKSYRENAYEILNQDDRPTAIVCMDDLIAIEVFRVAESFNLKVGKDLSVVAFNNSNVSEICQPPLTTVDINILHLGRLAAEVLMMDLGESTKTYRRIIVPHQIVERGSCSKTQIL, encoded by the coding sequence ATGGCAACAATAAAAGAGATAGCAAAAGAAGCCAACGTCTCACCATCCACTGTTTCGCGGGTTCTTGCAGGCAGCAGCAAAATCAGCCCTGAGACAACCAAGCGGGTTCTTGAGGCTATAAAAAAGCTTGGTTATGTTCCGAATGCAAATGCTAAGGGGCTGGTTGTAAAAAAGTCCTTCACGGTTGGTGTATTTGTGCCGCGAGAACCCGAGAACGCTTTTTTAAATTCTTTTTTTGACCAAGTGATAACAAGCATATGCACTGTTGTAAATAGCTTTGAGTATGATATCTTGCTTGCAATCTCAAACCCTGAAAAAGAAAGAGATCTTTTGAAAAGACTTGTTGAGAGCAAAAAGGTTGACGGGTTTGTGCTTTTGTCCTCCAGAGAAAAGGACCCTGCAATTGAGTATCTAAAGAGTATTGACTTTAAGTTTGTAGTGATTGGAAGACCGATTGGCTATGAAAACAGTGTAAACTGGGTGGACAATGACAATCTAAAAGCAGGCTTTGATGCTACCGAATACTTGATAAGGTTAGGACACAGGAAAATTGCATTCATGGGCGGGCCAAATGATTTGGTGGTCACAGTCGACAGGTTTTCAGGCTACAAGAAGGCTCTTGAAAAATATGGTATACAACCAAGAAGCTCCTATATAAAATTTGCAAACTATTACAAGAAAAGCTACAGAGAAAATGCATATGAGATTTTGAATCAGGATGACAGGCCCACCGCCATCGTGTGCATGGACGATCTGATTGCCATTGAGGTCTTCAGAGTTGCCGAAAGTTTCAATCTTAAGGTAGGGAAAGATCTTTCGGTGGTTGCTTTCAACAACTCAAATGTAAGTGAAATATGTCAGCCGCCTCTTACAACAGTTGACATCAACATTCTTCACCTTGGCAGGCTTGCTGCCGAAGTGCTGATGATGGATTTAGGCGAGTCAACCAAGACGTACAGAAGAATAATAGTTCCACATCAGATTGTTGAAAGAGGCTCGTGTAGCAAAACTCAGATATTATAA